The following proteins come from a genomic window of Chloroflexota bacterium:
- a CDS encoding glucose 1-dehydrogenase, with the protein MSLPNLSLKDKVAIITGSSRGIGREIALVFAEAGADVVVSSRGLDSSLEEVAEEIRKFGRHPVVVAADIRKKPDVDKLVQTAVDKFGVIDILVNNAGVLFTAPFIEHGEEDWDQVMDTNLKGIYLCSQTVGRKMIEQQRGNIINLASMRGISAGQDRAAYCVSKAGVIMLTRVMALEFARFNIRVNAIAPGWIKTKINEFLWSDLNARQQIEAEIPLGYLAEPRDLMGTALFLASEASQYITGQTIVVDGGFLA; encoded by the coding sequence ATGAGTTTACCTAATCTTAGCCTGAAAGATAAAGTAGCTATCATTACTGGAAGCTCCAGGGGTATCGGCCGAGAAATTGCCTTGGTTTTTGCTGAAGCTGGTGCCGATGTGGTTGTTTCTAGTCGCGGTCTGGATAGCAGCCTCGAGGAGGTGGCCGAGGAGATTCGCAAGTTCGGTCGACATCCAGTGGTTGTAGCAGCAGACATTAGGAAGAAACCTGACGTGGACAAGCTCGTACAGACGGCGGTAGACAAATTTGGCGTTATTGATATCCTGGTCAACAATGCCGGTGTACTGTTTACAGCGCCGTTCATTGAGCACGGTGAGGAAGACTGGGACCAGGTAATGGATACCAATCTCAAAGGTATATATCTGTGCTCGCAGACGGTAGGCAGGAAAATGATCGAACAACAACGCGGCAACATCATCAATCTAGCGTCAATGAGAGGAATAAGTGCAGGCCAGGATAGGGCTGCTTACTGCGTCTCTAAAGCAGGTGTCATTATGCTGACCAGAGTGATGGCTTTGGAGTTTGCTAGATTCAACATACGGGTAAATGCTATTGCTCCCGGCTGGATTAAGACCAAGATCAACGAGTTCTTATGGAGCGATCTCAATGCCCGCCAGCAGATCGAGGCGGAGATTCCACTTGGCTATTTAGCGGAACCACGTGATCTTATGGGAACCGCACTTTTCCTGGCCTCAGAAGCATCACAGTATATTACAGGACAAACCATTGTGGTCGATGGTGGTTTCTTAGCGTAG
- a CDS encoding TIM barrel protein: MAQIKGPAIFLSQFLGNEPPFDTLENITGWAKSLGYLGVQVPAWDKRVIDIDQAATSKTYCDELKGRCQGLKITELVSHLYGQLVAVHPAHDTLFDAFAVNSVRGNPRARAEWAVEQMKKCLAASRNLGLSVMPTLSGALLWHYVYPWPPRPQGLVDMAFAELAKRWQPILNIAAEYGIDLAYEIHPAEDLHDGVTFERFLSATKNHTSVKILYDPSHLLLQCIDYVGYITCYGDYIKAFHVKDAELHPTSRSGVYGGYQSWRDRPGRFRSLGDGQIDFRQIFGKLTEVGYRSWAVLEWECCVKDAAQAAQEGAEFIKSMLIETPKTAFDDFTGGGMDMDYNKRILGLD; encoded by the coding sequence ATGGCGCAAATAAAAGGACCGGCGATTTTTCTGTCCCAATTTTTAGGCAATGAACCACCATTTGATACTCTGGAAAATATAACTGGCTGGGCCAAGTCCCTGGGATACCTTGGAGTTCAGGTTCCAGCCTGGGATAAGCGGGTAATAGATATTGATCAGGCGGCGACATCTAAAACGTACTGTGACGAACTCAAAGGGAGGTGTCAAGGGCTGAAAATAACAGAACTGGTCTCTCATCTATATGGTCAGCTTGTCGCCGTCCATCCAGCACATGATACCTTGTTTGATGCTTTTGCTGTTAATTCGGTCAGGGGGAATCCCAGGGCGCGAGCCGAATGGGCGGTAGAGCAGATGAAAAAATGTCTGGCGGCTTCCCGGAATCTGGGGCTCAGCGTGATGCCAACGTTGAGCGGGGCGCTGCTCTGGCACTACGTTTATCCTTGGCCACCCAGACCACAGGGCCTGGTAGATATGGCCTTTGCCGAACTGGCCAAACGCTGGCAACCCATTCTCAATATCGCGGCGGAGTATGGTATTGACTTGGCCTATGAAATTCATCCCGCAGAAGACCTGCATGATGGGGTCACCTTCGAACGTTTTCTGTCTGCAACCAAAAATCACACGAGCGTCAAGATACTCTACGATCCCTCTCATCTACTCCTCCAATGTATCGACTATGTCGGGTATATAACCTGCTACGGGGATTACATCAAGGCATTTCACGTTAAGGACGCCGAGCTTCATCCGACTTCGAGAAGTGGCGTCTACGGTGGTTATCAAAGCTGGAGGGATCGGCCGGGTCGTTTTCGAAGTCTGGGTGACGGGCAGATAGATTTCAGGCAGATTTTCGGTAAACTGACTGAAGTCGGTTACCGCTCCTGGGCCGTGCTGGAGTGGGAGTGCTGTGTTAAGGATGCCGCCCAGGCAGCTCAAGAAGGAGCAGAATTCATCAAATCAATGCTCATTGAAACCCCGAAAACAGCCTTTGACGATTTTACCGGAGGGGGAATGGACATGGATTATAACAAACGGATATTAGGATTGGATTAG